The following proteins are encoded in a genomic region of Euryarchaeota archaeon:
- a CDS encoding glutamate--tRNA ligase, with the protein MRRKARLFALQNAVLHGSEPEPGPVMGRIMADRPDLRSRAKEVNQVVREAIAGVKAMDTASRRAALEKEAPELLVVEKKDETHVLPPLPGAVDGQVVMRLAPYPSGPLHIGNARMVILNDEYVRRHSGKMLLVFDDTAGSEEKFPVLEAYDLIRGALKWMGVKIADEVYKSDRLKLFYEHARKILTAGNAYVCKCPGDEVKRRRDAGEECAHRAQSVEENLSDWEKMLSGEYAEGSAIVRLKTDMRHKNPAFRDRVLLRISTRAHPRVGTKYRVWPMLEFSWAVDDQELGITHVVRGKDLVIEDEMERFIWALEGAKRDVHFSHFGILRVAEAKLSKSKSRSDVMSGQYKGWHDPRTWSIQSLEKRGIRPEALRRFILSFGMSMQDIEVPAENLYAENRKLVDDDANRYFFVEDPQPLEIHNDSQMNAHPPRHPDHPERGTRTHHLAPKGGKLTVSITPKDLPLLQNDVKIRLKDLGNFLIKTTPTGPTAHYIGNDIGILKQGARIIHWCPPDARPCRVIMPDGTEITGVVEAEAWKEVGKVVQFERFGFVRIDMPGTELLCYYAHP; encoded by the coding sequence GTGCGCCGGAAGGCACGGCTTTTCGCTCTCCAGAACGCGGTCCTCCACGGGTCCGAACCGGAGCCCGGGCCGGTCATGGGCAGGATAATGGCCGACCGACCCGACCTTCGATCCCGGGCGAAGGAAGTCAACCAAGTAGTTCGCGAGGCGATCGCGGGCGTGAAGGCGATGGACACGGCGTCGAGACGTGCTGCTCTCGAAAAAGAAGCGCCCGAACTCCTTGTCGTCGAAAAGAAAGACGAGACCCACGTCCTGCCACCATTGCCGGGCGCGGTGGACGGACAGGTCGTGATGCGCCTTGCCCCATACCCGTCCGGCCCGCTTCACATCGGGAACGCCCGCATGGTGATCTTGAACGACGAGTACGTGAGACGCCACTCGGGGAAGATGCTTCTCGTCTTCGACGACACCGCGGGAAGCGAGGAGAAGTTCCCTGTTCTCGAGGCGTACGACCTCATCCGGGGCGCGTTGAAATGGATGGGCGTCAAAATCGCCGACGAGGTCTACAAGTCCGACCGGCTGAAGCTCTTCTACGAGCATGCTCGAAAGATCCTGACAGCCGGCAACGCGTACGTGTGCAAATGCCCGGGCGACGAGGTGAAACGGCGCCGCGACGCTGGCGAGGAGTGCGCCCACCGCGCCCAATCTGTCGAAGAGAACCTCTCGGACTGGGAGAAGATGCTCTCAGGCGAGTACGCCGAAGGGTCCGCCATCGTGCGGTTGAAGACCGACATGCGCCACAAGAACCCGGCGTTTCGCGACCGCGTGCTTCTTCGAATCAGCACACGCGCTCACCCGCGCGTCGGGACGAAGTACCGCGTCTGGCCGATGCTCGAATTCTCCTGGGCCGTCGACGACCAGGAACTCGGCATCACGCATGTCGTTCGGGGAAAGGACCTCGTAATAGAGGACGAGATGGAGCGTTTCATCTGGGCCCTTGAAGGAGCGAAGCGTGACGTCCACTTCAGTCACTTCGGCATTCTTCGCGTGGCCGAGGCGAAACTTTCCAAGAGCAAGTCCCGCTCCGACGTAATGTCGGGCCAGTACAAGGGTTGGCATGATCCCCGCACATGGTCGATCCAATCGCTCGAAAAGCGTGGCATCCGGCCGGAAGCACTTCGCCGCTTCATCCTAAGTTTTGGGATGTCCATGCAGGACATCGAAGTGCCGGCGGAGAACCTCTACGCGGAGAATAGGAAACTCGTTGACGACGACGCGAACCGTTACTTCTTCGTGGAAGACCCGCAACCGCTTGAGATACACAACGACTCGCAGATGAACGCCCACCCGCCGCGCCACCCAGACCACCCGGAGCGGGGAACGAGGACGCATCACCTGGCGCCGAAGGGCGGCAAACTGACCGTAAGCATCACGCCAAAGGACCTTCCCCTCCTCCAAAACGACGTTAAGATCCGGCTCAAGGACCTCGGGAACTTCCTCATCAAGACCACCCCGACGGGGCCCACGGCCCATTACATCGGAAACGACATCGGGATACTCAAACAAGGGGCGCGCATCATCCACTGGTGCCCGCCGGACGCGAGACCTTGCAGGGTCATCATGCCGGACGGCACGGAGATCACAGGAGTCGTCGAGGCAGAAGCGTGGAAAGAGGTCGGAAAGGTCGTGCAGTTCGAGAGATTCGGGTTTGTCAGGATAGACATGCCGGGGACGGAGTTGTTGTGTTATTACGCGCATCCGTGA
- a CDS encoding polyprenyl synthetase family protein — protein MELDGEFKPLRAKVDRELSEVLSDIVPERLRKASMHYPSAGGKRLRPIVAMLAAESVGGNQDDALPVGISLELIHNFSLVHDDIMDRDELRRGIKAVHVAFDEPTAILAGDTLYAKAFEELARVRAGSDTLVAILADVAAAARVICEGQQMDMEFEARAAAAESKDVDEDEYIEMVYRKTARLYECAAYAGGLVGGASRDQAQALGTFGKDFGIAFQIKDDLIDILGDEKKIGKPVGSDIRKGKRTIIFITARARSSAAGRKRLDAIVGNAKASDKEVQEVVGIFRSTGALEAAQKMVDEYAAEGRKGLMTLPQSDARRLLLSLSDYSCKRDA, from the coding sequence GTGGAACTCGACGGCGAATTCAAACCGCTCAGGGCGAAAGTCGACCGTGAGCTCTCCGAAGTGCTTTCGGACATCGTTCCCGAGAGGCTTCGAAAGGCCAGCATGCATTACCCTTCGGCCGGCGGAAAACGCCTGCGCCCGATAGTCGCGATGCTCGCGGCCGAATCCGTCGGGGGAAACCAGGACGATGCACTTCCGGTCGGGATATCGCTCGAACTCATCCACAATTTCAGCCTCGTCCATGACGACATCATGGACCGCGACGAACTCCGGCGCGGCATCAAGGCCGTGCACGTCGCGTTCGACGAGCCCACCGCTATCCTCGCGGGCGACACGCTCTACGCGAAGGCGTTCGAGGAGCTCGCGCGCGTGCGCGCCGGTTCCGACACGCTCGTCGCGATCCTCGCCGACGTGGCCGCGGCCGCCCGCGTCATCTGCGAGGGCCAGCAGATGGACATGGAGTTCGAGGCCCGCGCCGCGGCCGCCGAGTCGAAGGACGTGGACGAGGACGAGTACATCGAGATGGTCTACAGGAAGACCGCGCGCCTCTACGAGTGCGCGGCTTACGCGGGGGGCCTCGTCGGAGGCGCCTCGCGCGACCAAGCGCAGGCCCTCGGGACGTTCGGGAAGGATTTCGGCATCGCCTTCCAGATAAAAGACGACCTCATCGACATTCTCGGAGACGAGAAGAAGATCGGAAAGCCCGTCGGCTCCGACATCCGTAAGGGGAAGCGCACGATAATCTTCATCACCGCGCGGGCCCGGTCAAGTGCCGCGGGGCGTAAGCGCTTGGATGCGATAGTCGGCAACGCCAAGGCCTCCGACAAGGAGGTGCAGGAGGTCGTCGGCATTTTCCGCTCCACCGGTGCCCTGGAGGCCGCGCAGAAGATGGTCGACGAGTATGCGGCCGAGGGCCGCAAAGGCCTCATGACGTTGCCGCAATCGGACGCTCGTCGCCTCCTCCTTTCGTTGTCCGATTATTCGTGCAAGAGGGACGCCTAG
- a CDS encoding RNase J family beta-CASP ribonuclease: MEVEVMAVGGYGEMGRNMTAVRVGNEAVIIDMGIRLDRITIHEDMVFEDTNSPVLVKLGAIPNDEPVKKLNAKVKAILLSHGHLDHIGAISKLADKYRCPIYAAPFAAALAEDEVTTRGGRRLIRNPIHKVEPGKIIELSKNIRIEFVHVTHSICDATMPVIHTARGAVVYASDFKLDNNPVIGPKSDYDRMHELAIEGVLALIVESTNAGDDTKTPSETIARDLLKDFLFGVDNGDSGIIVSTFSSHTARMKSISEFAERLDREVMFVGRSMEKYVNLSVQGKHLHLPRRARIIGDAHSINKALGDVMRKGPEKYLIVATGHQGEPNSLMSRIADEETPYRVGKKTQVIFSANVIPNPVNVANRHVLETKLKIQGARITRGAHVSGHGSREDHRELLRMLEPQHVIPNHGTVIMQAHYVEMAEDFGYELGRNLHFIRNGQKVTLGRP; the protein is encoded by the coding sequence ATGGAAGTTGAAGTTATGGCCGTAGGCGGCTACGGCGAAATGGGCCGCAACATGACGGCCGTGCGCGTTGGAAATGAAGCTGTCATCATAGACATGGGCATCCGGCTCGACCGGATAACGATCCATGAGGACATGGTGTTCGAGGACACCAACAGCCCCGTTCTCGTGAAACTCGGCGCCATCCCGAACGACGAGCCCGTGAAGAAACTGAACGCCAAGGTGAAGGCGATCCTCCTTTCACACGGCCACCTGGACCACATCGGGGCCATCTCGAAGCTTGCGGACAAGTACAGGTGCCCCATCTACGCGGCACCCTTCGCGGCGGCCCTGGCCGAGGACGAGGTGACGACGCGCGGGGGACGGCGCCTCATCCGTAACCCCATCCACAAGGTGGAGCCGGGGAAGATAATCGAGCTCTCGAAGAACATCCGCATCGAGTTCGTGCACGTGACGCACTCGATCTGCGACGCGACGATGCCGGTCATCCACACGGCCCGAGGCGCCGTCGTCTATGCGAGCGATTTCAAGCTCGACAACAACCCCGTGATCGGCCCGAAATCCGATTACGACCGCATGCATGAACTCGCCATCGAGGGCGTGCTGGCGCTCATCGTGGAATCGACCAACGCGGGCGACGACACGAAGACACCGAGCGAGACGATCGCCCGGGACCTTCTCAAGGATTTCCTCTTCGGTGTGGACAACGGGGATTCCGGCATCATCGTCAGCACCTTCTCCAGCCACACGGCGCGGATGAAATCCATCTCGGAGTTCGCTGAAAGACTCGACCGTGAGGTGATGTTCGTCGGGCGGAGCATGGAGAAGTACGTGAACCTCTCCGTGCAGGGAAAGCACCTGCATCTTCCGCGGCGGGCCCGCATCATCGGCGACGCCCACTCCATAAACAAGGCCCTCGGGGACGTGATGCGAAAAGGCCCGGAGAAGTACCTCATCGTCGCCACGGGCCACCAAGGCGAACCGAACAGCCTCATGTCGAGGATCGCCGACGAGGAGACGCCGTACAGGGTGGGCAAGAAGACGCAGGTGATCTTCTCGGCCAACGTCATCCCGAACCCTGTCAACGTCGCGAACCGGCATGTGCTGGAGACGAAGCTCAAGATCCAAGGTGCCCGCATCACTCGTGGGGCGCACGTCTCAGGCCACGGGAGCCGCGAGGACCACAGGGAACTCCTTCGAATGCTCGAACCCCAGCACGTGATCCCGAACCACGGGACCGTCATCATGCAGGCCCACTACGTCGAGATGGCCGAGGACTTCGGGTACGAACTCGGGCGTAATCTCCACTTCATCAGGAACGGACAGAAGGTGACTCTCGGGAGGCCCTGA
- a CDS encoding ATP-dependent helicase encodes MPVTKITEPATDAEIFRLLEPEVRDWFKKTFGKFTPPQRYAVKEIHEGESVLISAPTGSGKTLSAFLASINELFRLSKAGRLKDSVYVLYISPLKALGRDVEKNLQEPLQGIMELAEKRKTKGQELRVAVRTGDTPSSERQRQSKRPPHILITTPETAGILLAAPKFREALRTVRWIIIDEIHSLAEGKRGSHLSLSLERLEHGMKKRPVRVGLSATVSPVESVAKFLVGMEPNGEPRRCLIAAPDFSRPKDVRVEVPWKTLGEDGRVSSDDLYKCLDKLIRQHRTTLVFTNTRSGTERVVDQLKRRFGKRYVDVVGAHHGSLSREERTDLEERLKKGKLKCVVTSTSLELGIDIGYVDLVVLLGSPKSPTRAIQRIGRSGHSLGKRSVGRLVPTDLDDLLECAVVAEAAKHGELDEIRIPEAPLDVLAQHLLGLSIEKRWRFDEALELIRGAYPYRDLSEDDLAGALAYLGGHIPELAAHKVYAKLWFDETEGVFGRRGRMARPIYFLNSGVISEEADVKVFTTGNRFVGTLAEGFVEALKPGDVFALSGQSLEYRGARGNGIMVEPAGGRVPNIPSWYSEEMPLTPLVAERVGLARDQLMDMALAPHATKLASLTRRLGISARHVAELVERFDAQRETGVVPRSDSVTIEEWRHEDELKYTVHHVGGKRVNEPLARVLSHRLSRFRGRAATSAVGDFGFIVTVPFREYRREGRGRFSKEQVRDLFDPDGFAEDLWDSLRYSELLKRRWKRVATRSLLILKNYLGRQTPLSRVARSGEALLSAVIHRGNAFPPMKELEREVFTDLYDLETATNVAAEIYHGKMPLEFHAGREDPSPFAAALLDRNASSSRFL; translated from the coding sequence ATGCCCGTTACTAAGATAACCGAGCCCGCGACCGACGCGGAGATATTCAGGCTCCTCGAACCCGAGGTGCGCGATTGGTTCAAGAAGACGTTCGGCAAGTTCACGCCGCCCCAGCGCTACGCCGTGAAAGAGATCCACGAAGGCGAAAGCGTCCTCATCAGCGCCCCCACGGGCTCCGGAAAGACGTTGAGCGCTTTCCTTGCGAGCATCAACGAGCTCTTCCGGCTCTCGAAGGCGGGGAGACTCAAGGACTCCGTCTACGTCCTCTACATCTCGCCGCTCAAGGCCTTGGGCCGCGACGTGGAGAAGAACCTGCAAGAACCGCTCCAAGGGATAATGGAGCTAGCCGAGAAACGAAAGACCAAGGGCCAGGAGCTTCGAGTCGCGGTGCGCACGGGCGACACGCCGTCCTCCGAGCGTCAGCGGCAGTCGAAGCGCCCACCGCACATCCTCATCACGACACCCGAGACCGCCGGCATACTCCTTGCGGCCCCGAAGTTCCGCGAGGCGTTGAGGACCGTCCGATGGATAATCATCGACGAGATCCACAGCCTCGCCGAAGGCAAGCGCGGCTCCCACCTGTCGCTCTCGCTCGAACGGCTCGAACATGGGATGAAGAAGCGACCCGTGCGAGTGGGCCTTTCGGCGACCGTGAGCCCCGTCGAGAGTGTTGCGAAGTTCCTCGTGGGGATGGAACCGAACGGCGAGCCCCGCCGCTGCCTCATCGCCGCCCCCGATTTCTCCCGCCCCAAGGACGTGCGCGTCGAGGTCCCGTGGAAGACACTCGGCGAGGACGGACGCGTCTCGTCCGACGACCTCTACAAGTGCCTCGACAAACTCATCAGGCAGCACCGGACGACGTTGGTCTTCACCAACACGAGAAGCGGCACCGAACGCGTCGTCGACCAGTTGAAACGCCGCTTCGGGAAACGCTACGTGGACGTCGTCGGCGCCCACCATGGTTCGCTCTCCCGCGAAGAGCGCACCGACCTTGAAGAGCGGTTGAAGAAAGGCAAGCTCAAGTGCGTCGTGACCTCGACGAGCCTTGAGCTCGGGATAGACATCGGTTACGTCGACCTCGTGGTGCTCCTTGGGAGCCCGAAAAGCCCGACAAGGGCCATCCAGCGCATAGGCAGGAGCGGCCATTCCCTCGGGAAAAGAAGCGTCGGAAGGCTCGTCCCGACGGACCTCGACGATCTATTGGAATGCGCCGTGGTCGCAGAAGCCGCAAAACACGGCGAGTTGGACGAGATCCGGATCCCGGAAGCCCCTCTCGACGTGCTCGCACAACACCTCCTGGGCCTATCGATCGAGAAGCGCTGGCGCTTCGACGAGGCCTTGGAACTCATCCGCGGGGCGTACCCGTACCGCGACCTCTCGGAAGACGACTTGGCCGGGGCGCTTGCGTACCTCGGCGGCCACATCCCGGAACTCGCGGCGCACAAGGTCTACGCCAAGCTCTGGTTCGACGAGACCGAGGGCGTGTTCGGGCGACGCGGAAGGATGGCGCGTCCGATCTATTTCCTTAACAGCGGCGTCATCAGCGAGGAGGCCGACGTGAAGGTCTTCACCACAGGCAACCGCTTCGTCGGAACGCTCGCGGAAGGCTTCGTCGAGGCGCTGAAACCCGGCGACGTGTTCGCGCTTTCGGGCCAGAGCCTCGAATACCGTGGCGCCCGGGGCAACGGCATAATGGTGGAGCCTGCCGGAGGGCGTGTGCCGAACATCCCGTCGTGGTACTCTGAGGAGATGCCGCTCACGCCCCTTGTGGCCGAACGCGTTGGCCTCGCCCGGGACCAGCTCATGGACATGGCGCTCGCCCCACACGCGACGAAGCTAGCCTCCTTGACGCGCCGCCTCGGCATATCGGCTCGACACGTGGCGGAGCTCGTCGAACGCTTCGACGCACAACGGGAGACCGGTGTAGTCCCCCGCTCGGATAGTGTCACCATCGAGGAGTGGCGCCACGAGGACGAACTCAAGTACACGGTGCACCACGTCGGCGGCAAGCGCGTCAACGAGCCGCTCGCCCGCGTCCTTTCCCACCGCCTTTCGCGCTTCCGGGGCCGCGCCGCCACATCCGCGGTCGGCGATTTCGGCTTCATCGTGACGGTGCCTTTTCGCGAATACCGGCGCGAAGGGCGCGGCCGGTTCTCAAAAGAGCAGGTGCGCGACCTCTTCGACCCCGACGGGTTCGCCGAGGACCTGTGGGACTCGCTCCGGTATTCCGAGCTTCTGAAGCGGCGTTGGAAGCGGGTCGCGACGCGATCACTGCTAATCCTCAAGAACTACCTGGGCCGCCAGACGCCGCTCTCGCGCGTCGCAAGAAGCGGCGAGGCGCTCCTTTCCGCCGTCATCCACCGCGGCAACGCTTTCCCGCCGATGAAGGAACTCGAACGCGAGGTGTTCACGGACCTCTATGACCTCGAAACCGCGACCAACGTCGCCGCCGAGATCTACCACGGGAAGATGCCGCTGGAATTCCACGCTGGCCGCGAGGACCCGTCGCCGTTCGCGGCGGCGCTACTGGACAGGAACGCCTCCTCCAGCCGGTTCCTTTAA